A single region of the Elizabethkingia sp. JS20170427COW genome encodes:
- a CDS encoding deoxyribodipyrimidine photo-lyase, whose translation MKSRVSIFWFRRDLRLEDNVGLCQALTSGYPILPIFIFDETILSPIENKKDRRVDYIHQALSKINVELKTHQSTLFTFYGKPLDICKILLEKYDIQGVFCNRDYEPQAIKRDTEIYQFFKTQNIPFKAFKDQVIFDKNEILKNDGTPYTVYTPYSKKWKEKLTVENYQTYKADFTNFFKINFSEIHSLQEIGFQKTEFEFIEPTLNPDIIDEYDKFRDYPAMQRTTQLGIALRFGTISVRQCVAFALEHNQTWLNELIWREFFMQILYHFPKVVTESFKPKYDFIEWRNNEQEFKLWCKGKTGYPIVDAGMRQLNETGYMHNRVRMIVASFLCKHLLIDWRWGEAYFAQKLNDYDLSANNGNWQWAAGSGCDAAPYFRVFNPALQTEKFDKNLEYIKKWVPEFGTDKYPKPIVEHCFARDRALKTYGKVLKERR comes from the coding sequence ATGAAAAGTAGAGTTTCCATTTTTTGGTTCAGGCGTGATTTGCGTTTGGAAGATAATGTAGGATTATGTCAAGCATTGACTTCGGGCTATCCTATTTTGCCGATTTTTATTTTTGATGAAACTATTTTATCACCTATAGAAAACAAGAAAGATAGAAGAGTAGATTATATTCATCAGGCACTTTCTAAAATAAATGTAGAACTAAAAACGCATCAATCAACTTTGTTCACATTTTATGGGAAACCGTTGGATATTTGTAAAATCCTTTTGGAGAAATATGATATTCAAGGTGTCTTCTGCAATCGAGATTATGAACCGCAAGCGATAAAAAGAGATACCGAAATTTATCAATTTTTCAAAACGCAAAATATTCCATTCAAAGCCTTTAAAGACCAAGTTATTTTTGATAAAAACGAAATACTTAAAAATGATGGAACGCCTTACACCGTTTACACTCCGTATTCCAAAAAATGGAAAGAAAAATTAACGGTAGAAAATTATCAAACATATAAAGCTGATTTTACTAATTTTTTTAAAATAAATTTTTCCGAAATTCATTCATTACAAGAAATAGGTTTTCAAAAAACAGAATTTGAATTTATTGAACCTACACTTAATCCTGATATTATTGATGAATATGACAAATTTCGAGATTATCCTGCTATGCAGCGTACTACTCAATTGGGTATTGCACTTCGCTTCGGAACGATTAGTGTTCGTCAATGCGTGGCTTTTGCATTAGAACACAATCAAACTTGGCTGAATGAACTGATTTGGCGAGAATTTTTTATGCAGATTTTGTATCATTTTCCAAAAGTTGTGACTGAATCATTCAAACCCAAATATGATTTTATAGAGTGGAGAAATAATGAACAAGAATTTAAGCTTTGGTGCAAAGGAAAAACCGGCTATCCAATTGTAGATGCAGGAATGCGACAGCTCAACGAAACGGGTTATATGCACAATAGAGTACGAATGATTGTTGCTAGTTTTTTATGTAAACATTTGCTGATAGATTGGCGTTGGGGAGAAGCTTATTTTGCCCAAAAACTAAATGATTACGATTTATCTGCCAACAATGGAAATTGGCAATGGGCAGCTGGTTCAGGTTGTGATGCTGCTCCATATTTCCGAGTTTTCAATCCAGCATTGCAAACCGAAAAATTTGATAAAAACTTAGAATACATCAAAAAATGGGTGCCAGAATTTGGAACGGATAAATATCCCAAACCTATTGTAGAACATTGCTTTGCAAGAGATAGAGCATTGAAAACTTATGGAAAAGTATTAAAAGAAAGAAGATGA
- a CDS encoding TIGR01777 family oxidoreductase, with protein sequence MKILIAGATGFVGKYLIDYLLEKGYSINALSRSKQVSHHKNLVYFQWDIHQQYIETNAFENVDTIINLTGANIGEKRWTKERKSEIISSRIKSIDLLYQYVSENKFSINTFISSSAVGYYGAVTTDEMFKETAENGTDFLATVCKEWENKAMKFNDIGIRTVILRKGVIVGKDGGIVQKLAPLAKLGINVSLGSGKQYLPWIDIRDLVKLYEFILSNSKINGIFNAVSKENITMNEFSKTLLKSYKMRTILPNAPAFIIRLLFGEMSVMFLEGSKVSNEKLKRTGFSFEFDTIEKSLLL encoded by the coding sequence ATGAAAATACTTATAGCAGGTGCAACAGGCTTTGTTGGAAAATATCTAATTGATTATTTATTAGAGAAAGGATATTCCATTAATGCCTTATCAAGGAGTAAACAAGTTAGTCATCATAAGAATTTAGTGTATTTTCAATGGGATATTCATCAGCAATATATTGAAACAAACGCCTTTGAAAATGTAGATACAATTATCAATTTAACTGGTGCTAACATTGGAGAGAAAAGATGGACAAAAGAACGGAAAAGTGAAATCATCAGCAGTCGTATTAAGTCTATTGACTTATTGTATCAGTATGTATCGGAAAATAAATTTAGCATCAATACATTTATTTCGTCTTCTGCCGTTGGGTATTATGGAGCAGTAACTACAGATGAAATGTTTAAAGAAACTGCTGAAAATGGAACTGATTTTTTAGCCACTGTTTGCAAAGAATGGGAAAATAAAGCAATGAAATTTAACGATATAGGTATTAGAACAGTTATTTTACGCAAAGGAGTGATAGTTGGAAAAGATGGAGGAATAGTTCAAAAATTAGCACCGTTAGCTAAGTTAGGAATAAATGTTTCGTTGGGTTCAGGAAAACAGTATTTACCTTGGATTGATATTAGAGATTTGGTAAAACTGTATGAATTTATCCTTTCTAATTCTAAAATTAACGGAATTTTTAATGCTGTTTCAAAAGAAAATATCACTATGAATGAATTTTCAAAAACCTTGTTGAAATCTTATAAAATGAGAACTATTCTACCCAATGCACCTGCCTTTATCATCCGTTTACTTTTTGGCGAAATGTCGGTTATGTTTTTAGAAGGATCAAAAGTCAGCAATGAAAAGTTGAAAAGAACTGGTTTTTCTTTTGAATTTGATACTATAGAAAAGTCCCTTTTATTGTGA
- a CDS encoding putative quinol monooxygenase encodes MKKLGLLVRLKAKAGKEKNVEEFITSALPLANEEAGTITWYAFRIDSSTFGIFDTFSDEEGREAYLGGKIAKALMENAPELLATSPSIEKLDVLAAK; translated from the coding sequence ATGAAAAAATTAGGATTATTAGTTCGACTAAAAGCAAAAGCTGGAAAAGAAAAAAATGTTGAAGAGTTTATTACAAGTGCATTGCCACTTGCTAATGAAGAAGCGGGTACTATTACATGGTATGCGTTCCGTATAGACTCTTCTACATTTGGTATTTTTGACACTTTTTCAGATGAAGAAGGCAGGGAAGCATATCTTGGTGGTAAGATTGCAAAGGCGTTAATGGAAAATGCACCTGAATTGTTGGCTACTTCACCATCTATTGAGAAATTGGACGTTTTAGCGGCTAAATAA
- a CDS encoding AraC family transcriptional regulator — MKYGHFFNPNNFNKAATSSPYFLIEKDNFIIHFINSIQQIYGLNQTISQKILELKFEEIMLYLADKYGQIFFVYLHSLLINERELSFKMVIEKNLYTSLNIDEVAFLCNMSLSTFNRKFIQLYQESPGKWFKLKRLNKAKKILLNNEATPSEIYMDFGYDSLSNFSTAFKNEFGYSPKNIMKS; from the coding sequence TTGAAATATGGGCATTTTTTTAACCCAAATAACTTTAATAAAGCAGCTACCAGTAGTCCTTATTTCCTTATAGAAAAGGACAATTTTATTATCCATTTTATTAATTCTATTCAACAAATTTATGGCTTGAATCAAACAATTTCTCAAAAGATTCTAGAATTGAAATTTGAAGAAATTATGCTGTATCTGGCTGATAAGTATGGGCAAATTTTTTTTGTTTATCTACATTCATTGTTAATCAATGAAAGAGAATTATCTTTTAAAATGGTCATTGAAAAAAATCTGTACACGAGTTTGAATATTGATGAGGTCGCTTTTCTATGCAATATGAGCCTGTCTACTTTTAATCGAAAATTTATACAATTATATCAAGAGTCTCCAGGAAAATGGTTTAAACTAAAACGGCTCAACAAGGCCAAAAAAATATTGCTTAATAATGAAGCGACACCATCAGAAATCTATATGGACTTTGGTTATGACAGCTTATCAAATTTTAGCACAGCCTTTAAAAATGAATTTGGTTACAGTCCAAAAAACATTATGAAAAGTTGA
- a CDS encoding GLPGLI family protein: MSQVKVTYEVTYKPDSTESKFNKEEMSLKHFNGRSYFYNETKFKLDSLYDKVTAEFLKTGITPNVSLKYELNFGIYKDLTKQEIYEINNISSRNFIFKINLNKQIWNIGRDTKKIHNYNCRKATIKFGGRLWEAWFTDEIPINDGPYKFFGLPGLILEIYDTEKNYNFLAIGISKQNDNFKLSSQFIRTSQDNFIKLKNRLINDPALFVRESIMKRNNVKMKGTDGNNLESSELYDRITKEFNYFIKTHNNPIEKNTTWIR; the protein is encoded by the coding sequence TTGAGTCAGGTAAAAGTTACATATGAAGTTACTTATAAACCTGATTCAACAGAAAGCAAATTTAATAAAGAGGAGATGTCACTTAAACATTTTAATGGCAGATCATACTTTTACAATGAAACGAAATTTAAATTAGATTCATTATATGACAAAGTAACCGCAGAGTTTTTAAAGACTGGTATAACCCCAAATGTCTCTTTAAAATATGAACTTAATTTTGGTATATATAAAGATTTAACAAAACAAGAAATCTATGAAATTAATAATATTAGTTCCAGAAATTTTATTTTTAAGATTAATTTAAATAAACAAATTTGGAATATTGGTAGGGATACAAAAAAAATACATAACTATAATTGTAGAAAGGCAACAATCAAATTTGGCGGAAGACTTTGGGAAGCGTGGTTTACTGATGAGATTCCAATTAATGATGGACCATACAAATTTTTTGGTTTACCTGGTTTGATTTTAGAAATTTATGACACCGAGAAAAATTATAATTTTTTGGCAATTGGAATTTCCAAACAAAATGATAATTTTAAATTATCTTCTCAATTTATAAGAACATCCCAAGATAATTTTATTAAATTGAAGAATAGGTTAATTAATGACCCAGCACTTTTTGTTAGAGAGTCTATTATGAAAAGGAACAATGTGAAAATGAAAGGCACAGATGGTAATAATTTAGAATCTTCAGAACTATACGATAGGATAACAAAAGAATTTAATTATTTTATAAAAACTCATAACAACCCCATTGAGAAAAATACGACGTGGATAAGATAA
- a CDS encoding GLPGLI family protein — translation MKKNIFLYLLLFSNLIFSQKVDYSYKNVDSNFKFELLIDNSSNLSQWKMVQNAKGENVSENNLNTFFVRKNNEFYISDKTISKRVLIKDKPEQNWKKTSETKIILGYECNSAIIFFRGRKYKAFYTKNILSTFGPWKFKGLEGLILEIQSEDNQYNFIATKIDLTKPNIDLNFITKNIQEKSFMNWNDFTSEYKNDVDNFIKKETCNCNEDGKNILKITKIEKIYPELHDTGVIY, via the coding sequence ATGAAAAAAAATATTTTTTTATACCTTTTACTTTTTTCAAATCTTATTTTCTCACAAAAAGTAGATTATTCATATAAAAATGTGGATTCAAATTTTAAATTTGAATTATTAATTGATAATTCATCAAATTTATCCCAATGGAAAATGGTTCAAAATGCAAAGGGAGAAAATGTTAGTGAAAATAATCTCAATACTTTCTTTGTAAGAAAGAATAATGAGTTTTACATATCGGATAAGACGATTTCCAAAAGAGTCCTAATTAAGGATAAACCTGAACAAAATTGGAAAAAAACTTCTGAAACAAAAATAATATTGGGATATGAATGTAATTCTGCAATCATATTTTTTAGAGGAAGAAAATATAAAGCATTTTATACTAAAAATATTTTATCAACTTTTGGACCTTGGAAATTTAAAGGATTAGAAGGATTAATTTTAGAAATACAAAGCGAAGATAATCAATATAATTTCATAGCAACGAAAATTGATTTAACTAAACCTAATATTGATTTAAATTTTATAACAAAAAATATACAAGAAAAATCATTTATGAACTGGAATGATTTTACATCTGAATACAAAAATGATGTAGATAATTTTATTAAAAAAGAAACTTGCAATTGCAATGAAGATGGAAAAAACATTCTTAAAATTACAAAAATTGAGAAAATATATCCAGAATTACACGATACAGGTGTTATTTATTAG
- a CDS encoding tetratricopeptide repeat protein, giving the protein MNKISSIIFSLFVSSFSFAQSAEELNQKSKELIQERKFEEALPIIKKSAELGNSEAQYNYAIFLQEGIGIEQNKQEAVKWYSKSSDNGFNDGHYAMMMAYGNGQGIEQNSEKAFEYALKCANNNDATCMWNVVNCYLTGNGVTSDTSKFKEWIIKLAKLPNPENLAQSGYITSSRLELANFYKKGEYFDKDIYQSYLWYLIYNEYKVDFSILKQEEVIKDIKELEKNLTKDQIEKAPKDAEKILGRKLNNIGELYKNSL; this is encoded by the coding sequence ATGAATAAAATTTCGTCAATCATATTTTCACTTTTTGTTTCAAGTTTTTCATTTGCTCAATCAGCAGAAGAACTAAATCAAAAATCCAAGGAATTAATTCAAGAAAGAAAATTTGAAGAAGCTCTTCCAATTATTAAAAAATCTGCTGAATTGGGAAATTCAGAAGCACAATATAATTATGCAATCTTTTTACAAGAAGGAATTGGTATTGAACAAAATAAGCAAGAAGCAGTTAAATGGTACTCAAAATCATCTGATAACGGATTCAATGATGGACATTACGCAATGATGATGGCATATGGAAATGGACAAGGAATTGAGCAAAATTCTGAAAAAGCTTTTGAATACGCTCTGAAATGTGCTAATAATAATGACGCAACTTGTATGTGGAATGTTGTGAATTGTTACTTAACTGGAAATGGAGTAACATCAGATACATCAAAATTCAAAGAATGGATTATTAAATTAGCGAAATTACCAAATCCTGAAAATCTTGCTCAAAGTGGTTATATAACGTCATCAAGACTAGAACTAGCTAACTTTTATAAAAAAGGTGAATATTTTGATAAAGACATTTATCAAAGCTACTTATGGTATTTAATTTACAATGAATACAAAGTTGATTTTAGCATCTTAAAACAAGAAGAAGTTATTAAAGATATAAAAGAATTAGAAAAAAATTTAACGAAGGATCAAATCGAAAAAGCTCCAAAAGATGCTGAAAAGATTTTAGGTCGAAAACTAAATAACATCGGAGAACTGTATAAAAACTCACTGTAA
- a CDS encoding helix-hairpin-helix domain-containing protein has product MTATRTIKELTIIPGVGKSIAADLYNIGIRHIDDLKGKDPQQLYDNSNQFAGCVQDRCLLYVFRCAVYFAETPIDRQDNEKLKWWNWKDKR; this is encoded by the coding sequence ATGACAGCAACACGGACAATAAAAGAATTGACAATAATTCCGGGCGTTGGAAAATCTATTGCGGCAGATTTATACAATATCGGTATTAGACACATTGACGACTTAAAAGGCAAAGACCCGCAACAGCTTTACGACAACTCAAACCAATTTGCAGGTTGCGTTCAAGACAGGTGTTTACTTTATGTTTTTAGGTGTGCCGTGTATTTTGCAGAAACACCCATAGACAGACAAGACAACGAAAAACTAAAATGGTGGAATTGGAAAGACAAGAGATAA
- a CDS encoding VOC family protein, translated as MRQKLNLITLGTDDFQKSLDFYEKGLGWKKSDKSMDGLALFDLGGIILALHPRHELADDTTLTYQPTTFSGLTISHNTKSEKEVDDILEQVAKLGATIVKPAQKVYWGGYSGYFKDLDGHLFEVAYNPFWELDKNDNVKL; from the coding sequence ATGCGACAAAAATTAAACTTAATAACACTTGGAACTGACGACTTTCAAAAATCGTTAGACTTCTATGAAAAAGGACTTGGTTGGAAAAAGTCGGACAAAAGTATGGACGGTTTGGCTTTGTTTGACTTGGGCGGAATTATTTTAGCATTGCATCCAAGACACGAACTTGCGGATGACACGACATTGACATATCAGCCGACAACATTTTCGGGACTAACAATTTCGCACAACACAAAATCGGAAAAAGAAGTTGACGACATTTTGGAACAAGTTGCAAAACTTGGTGCGACAATCGTAAAACCTGCACAGAAAGTTTATTGGGGCGGTTACAGCGGTTACTTCAAAGACTTGGACGGACATTTGTTTGAAGTTGCTTATAATCCGTTTTGGGAACTTGACAAAAACGACAATGTAAAACTGTAA
- a CDS encoding efflux RND transporter permease subunit, whose product MNITEISIKRPSLIIVLFSVFALLGIIGFKNLSYELMPDFNQPVVVIKTVYPGAEPNEVETSVSRKIEDALSNLEGVDYLVTKSLPNASVIIANLKYGTDLDKTMQDAQRYIDNIRKDLPKDILSPEMSKVSPNDLPIMSVSATSNLKPTEFYQKMKDDFLPQIQQMKGVAEITILGGEEREIQVKVDKEKLKLYKISLYQVVEAINRSGIDLPAGKIQTETENNAVRLVGKYNDIADIQNVQIAMPFPGSPVYVKDIAEVTDGIKEITSYSRFNGKTGIGLMVKKQGDANAIDVSTLIKEKFQSIEEHNANSDVKFVVTDDSTDNTIAAVNSVVVDLIMAVILVSFVMLLFLRSYRNALIVAVAIPTSLITAFGTMWLLGYTLNLMTLLAMSLVIGVLVDDATVVLENIQRHLDMGKEKRKASLEGRMEIGFSAVSITLVDVVVFVPILFLQVFVADMLKQFSVVIIVTVLTSLLVGFTLTPWLASRIGEKDNLKPSNFFNRFLLWFEKQLDRFINWYSGTLKWVLNHKLIFTGFVLLLFVGTAVMMKQGIIGKELIATGNQGKFRLALEFDKNISLEQNNKVSEKIETYILQQPEVESVFSNVGGPSTGMGSLGVGSANKTEFTVQLKSKKETNNLSTEIFMRKLRDDLQNDFSGVNYSIMALGLIPRTAPIEITISGSNLSKVMQTGNDLKTIIEKIPGADNVRLSVETGSPELKVIPDKDKMQRLGLNTAYLGINLRTAFTGNDDATLTEDGTEYPVRISLDKFSRQNEDDIKQLNIINPMGVPIEVSQIASIEKDNSPSLLERKDRQPAVTLTADALGRPSGTLADDLVAYINKNPLPDGIQMTWGSDIKRQNDSFGALGSVLLISFVLIYLIMVALYDSYIYPFVALFAIPVAAIGAFLALNLSLSHLSLFALLGLIMLMGLVTKNSILIVDFTNQMKAEGMHYKEAIVLASKGRMRPILMTTLSMAIGMLPIALATGTSAEWKNGLAWVIIGGLLSSLALTVYLVPMVYDIMDSLKAKFSKKNQ is encoded by the coding sequence ATGAATATTACAGAAATATCAATAAAACGACCATCGCTGATTATTGTTCTTTTCAGCGTATTTGCCCTTTTGGGAATTATCGGCTTTAAGAATTTGAGCTATGAATTAATGCCCGATTTTAACCAACCTGTTGTAGTGATTAAAACAGTTTATCCCGGTGCTGAACCCAATGAAGTTGAAACTTCTGTTTCCCGAAAAATAGAAGATGCACTTTCCAATTTGGAAGGTGTGGATTATTTGGTTACAAAATCATTACCCAATGCTTCCGTTATCATTGCCAATCTAAAATATGGAACCGATTTAGATAAAACGATGCAAGATGCTCAACGTTATATTGATAACATTCGTAAGGACTTGCCAAAAGATATTTTAAGCCCTGAAATGAGCAAAGTATCGCCCAACGATTTACCAATAATGTCCGTAAGTGCAACGAGCAATCTAAAACCGACCGAGTTTTATCAAAAAATGAAAGATGATTTCTTGCCACAAATTCAACAAATGAAAGGTGTGGCAGAAATTACCATTTTAGGCGGAGAAGAACGAGAAATACAAGTGAAAGTAGATAAGGAAAAACTAAAATTGTATAAAATTTCCTTGTATCAAGTCGTAGAAGCAATTAACCGTTCGGGTATTGATTTACCAGCAGGTAAAATTCAGACTGAAACAGAAAACAACGCTGTACGATTGGTTGGAAAGTACAATGATATTGCAGATATACAGAACGTTCAAATAGCAATGCCTTTTCCAGGAAGTCCTGTCTATGTAAAAGATATTGCCGAAGTAACAGACGGTATCAAAGAAATTACTTCATACAGCCGTTTTAACGGAAAGACAGGTATTGGTTTAATGGTCAAAAAACAAGGTGATGCGAATGCTATTGATGTTTCTACCTTGATTAAAGAAAAGTTTCAATCTATTGAAGAACACAATGCCAATTCTGATGTGAAATTTGTTGTAACAGACGACAGTACGGACAATACCATTGCAGCCGTTAATTCGGTAGTAGTCGATTTAATAATGGCAGTCATTTTAGTTTCCTTTGTAATGCTATTATTCCTTAGAAGTTACCGAAACGCACTAATCGTTGCCGTTGCCATTCCAACTTCTCTAATAACAGCTTTTGGAACAATGTGGCTATTAGGTTACACGCTCAACCTAATGACGCTTTTGGCAATGTCTTTAGTTATTGGAGTTTTGGTAGATGATGCCACCGTGGTTTTAGAAAATATACAACGTCATTTGGATATGGGCAAAGAAAAACGAAAAGCGTCATTAGAAGGACGAATGGAGATTGGTTTTTCTGCTGTTTCAATTACTTTGGTGGACGTAGTCGTTTTTGTACCAATTCTATTTTTACAAGTATTTGTAGCCGATATGCTCAAACAATTTTCGGTAGTTATTATTGTAACCGTTCTAACGAGTTTATTAGTCGGTTTCACCTTAACACCTTGGTTGGCTTCACGAATTGGAGAAAAAGATAATTTAAAACCAAGCAACTTTTTCAATCGTTTTTTATTGTGGTTTGAAAAACAATTAGACCGTTTCATCAATTGGTATAGCGGTACATTGAAATGGGTTTTAAATCATAAACTTATTTTTACAGGCTTTGTTCTTTTACTTTTTGTAGGAACTGCCGTGATGATGAAACAGGGCATCATAGGCAAAGAATTAATTGCAACAGGCAACCAAGGAAAATTTCGTTTAGCATTAGAATTTGATAAAAATATTTCCCTTGAACAAAATAACAAAGTTTCTGAAAAAATAGAAACATACATTTTACAGCAACCCGAAGTAGAAAGTGTATTTAGTAATGTTGGCGGACCGAGTACAGGAATGGGAAGTTTGGGAGTTGGTTCTGCAAATAAAACAGAATTTACTGTTCAATTAAAATCCAAAAAAGAAACCAACAATCTTTCTACTGAAATTTTTATGCGAAAACTACGTGATGATTTACAAAATGACTTTTCAGGAGTAAATTATTCCATAATGGCATTGGGATTAATTCCACGAACTGCACCGATTGAAATTACAATAAGTGGAAGCAATTTAAGTAAGGTAATGCAAACAGGAAATGATTTAAAAACCATTATCGAAAAAATTCCAGGAGCGGATAATGTTCGTCTTTCTGTAGAAACAGGAAGTCCTGAACTAAAAGTTATTCCCGACAAAGATAAAATGCAACGTTTAGGCTTGAATACGGCTTATTTGGGTATAAATTTACGAACCGCATTTACAGGAAATGACGATGCCACTTTAACCGAAGATGGAACAGAATATCCCGTTCGTATATCGTTAGATAAATTTAGTCGTCAAAATGAAGATGACATCAAGCAGTTGAATATCATCAATCCAATGGGTGTTCCCATTGAGGTATCACAGATTGCAAGTATAGAAAAGGATAATTCGCCCTCACTTTTAGAGCGTAAAGACCGTCAACCTGCCGTTACACTAACTGCCGATGCCTTAGGTCGTCCGTCAGGAACATTAGCCGATGATTTGGTGGCTTATATCAACAAAAACCCTTTGCCAGACGGCATACAAATGACTTGGGGAAGCGATATTAAAAGGCAAAACGACAGCTTTGGTGCATTAGGTTCTGTTTTGTTGATTTCTTTTGTGCTAATCTATCTGATTATGGTTGCATTATACGATAGTTATATTTATCCGTTTGTTGCCTTATTTGCTATTCCAGTTGCTGCAATCGGAGCATTTTTAGCACTTAATTTATCATTGAGCCACCTTAGTTTATTTGCTCTGTTAGGTTTAATTATGCTGATGGGATTAGTTACCAAAAATTCCATTTTAATCGTGGACTTTACTAACCAAATGAAAGCAGAAGGAATGCACTACAAAGAAGCCATTGTTTTGGCAAGTAAAGGAAGAATGCGACCTATTTTGATGACTACTTTATCAATGGCTATCGGAATGCTACCTATTGCATTAGCAACAGGAACATCAGCCGAATGGAAAAACGGATTGGCTTGGGTGATTATTGGCGGTTTACTTTCGTCATTGGCGTTAACTGTTTATTTAGTACCAATGGTTTATGATATTATGGATAGTTTGAAAGCTAAATTTAGCAAAAAAAACCAATAA
- a CDS encoding four helix bundle protein — MGKSILRDKSYQFAIRIVKLSQFLQTDKKEFVLSKQVLRSGTAIGALVREAEFAQSTADFIHKLHIALKEANETEYWLSILFDTGYTEKSLSESLIVDCKELVALLVSSIKTLKTKN, encoded by the coding sequence ATGGGAAAATCAATTTTAAGAGATAAAAGTTATCAGTTTGCTATCCGAATAGTAAAGTTGTCTCAATTTTTACAAACAGATAAAAAAGAATTTGTACTCAGTAAACAAGTTCTTCGCTCAGGAACGGCAATAGGTGCTTTAGTCAGAGAAGCAGAATTTGCTCAAAGTACAGCAGACTTTATTCATAAACTACATATTGCATTAAAAGAAGCTAATGAAACGGAATATTGGTTGTCTATCTTGTTTGATACAGGCTACACAGAAAAATCTTTGTCTGAAAGTTTGATAGTCGATTGCAAAGAGCTAGTTGCTTTGTTGGTTTCTTCTATTAAAACTCTGAAAACTAAAAATTAA
- a CDS encoding efflux RND transporter periplasmic adaptor subunit, whose amino-acid sequence MKKIIWIIAGIAIVGLVIFKLTSNKKTTESKVYQYDKEKPISVDVDTIRLRSLNEETTYTGTFEPNKETKVSAETQGKINTVLVDVGSYVQQGQTLIQLDNSLLKLQLQSVEVQIEGLHDDVKRYTILTEADAVQGVQLEKAKLGLKSAKVQKATLQEQINKTTIKAPFSGVVTAKLSEIGAFAAPGVPLLQITDISILKFTVNVPESNLKQFQSNQSYNISADVFPELSLNGKLSMIGSKANMGNSFPVQFQVENTKQSTIKSGMFGKVSLSENEVKQGIIIPSSAIINNENQAQVYIVQNGKSVLQTITISKNIGNKTIVSSGLNVGDIIVTNGFINLFDGANVKVKN is encoded by the coding sequence ATGAAAAAGATAATATGGATAATAGCAGGTATTGCAATAGTTGGTTTGGTAATATTCAAATTGACAAGCAATAAAAAAACAACGGAAAGTAAGGTATATCAATATGACAAAGAGAAACCAATTTCCGTTGATGTTGACACTATTCGTTTGAGAAGTTTAAATGAAGAAACCACATACACTGGAACATTTGAACCCAACAAGGAAACAAAAGTAAGTGCTGAAACACAGGGGAAAATCAACACGGTTTTAGTAGATGTCGGCAGTTATGTTCAACAAGGACAAACGCTTATTCAGTTGGATAATTCTTTGTTGAAATTACAATTACAATCCGTTGAAGTACAAATTGAGGGTTTGCACGATGATGTAAAACGTTACACTATTTTAACGGAAGCCGATGCCGTGCAAGGCGTTCAATTGGAAAAAGCAAAGTTGGGGTTGAAATCTGCAAAGGTGCAAAAAGCAACTTTGCAAGAGCAAATCAATAAAACAACTATCAAAGCTCCATTTAGTGGTGTTGTAACAGCAAAGTTAAGTGAAATTGGAGCTTTTGCAGCACCCGGAGTTCCTTTGTTGCAAATCACCGATATAAGCATACTTAAATTTACGGTAAACGTACCCGAAAGTAATCTAAAGCAATTTCAATCCAATCAAAGTTATAACATTTCAGCGGATGTTTTCCCTGAGCTATCATTGAATGGAAAATTATCTATGATTGGAAGTAAGGCAAATATGGGAAATAGTTTTCCTGTACAGTTTCAAGTAGAAAACACCAAACAATCAACTATAAAATCAGGAATGTTTGGAAAAGTTTCTCTATCCGAAAATGAAGTAAAACAAGGTATTATTATTCCGTCCTCTGCCATTATAAACAATGAAAATCAAGCACAAGTTTATATTGTGCAAAATGGAAAATCAGTTTTACAAACGATTACAATTTCTAAAAATATTGGGAATAAAACGATTGTTTCAAGTGGTTTAAATGTTGGGGACATTATCGTAACAAATGGCTTTATCAATCTTTTTGACGGAGCGAATGTGAAAGTGAAAAACTAA